A window of the Rhizobium viscosum genome harbors these coding sequences:
- a CDS encoding carbohydrate ABC transporter permease: MTSKYKPAGSLSWLVPTIYIIFLILPIYWLVNMSFKENAEITGAFSLWPTNPTLRNYAVIFTDPSWYNGYINSIIYVVMNTVISVAAALPAAYAFSRYRFLGDKHLFFWLLTNRMAPPAVFALPFFQLYSAFGLIDTHIAVALAHCLFNVPLAVWILEGFMSGVPKEIDETAYIDGYSFPRFFIKIFIPLIASGVGVAAFFCFMFSWVELLLARTLTTTAAKPISAIMTRTVSAAGMDWGVLAAAGVLTIIPGALVIYFVRNYIAKGFALGRV; encoded by the coding sequence ATGACCAGCAAATACAAACCCGCAGGCAGCCTTTCCTGGCTCGTCCCGACCATCTACATCATCTTCCTGATCCTGCCGATCTACTGGCTCGTCAATATGAGCTTCAAGGAGAATGCCGAGATCACCGGCGCCTTCTCGCTGTGGCCGACAAACCCGACGCTGCGCAACTATGCGGTCATCTTCACCGATCCGTCCTGGTACAACGGCTATATCAATTCGATCATCTATGTGGTGATGAACACGGTGATCTCGGTCGCCGCAGCACTGCCGGCGGCTTACGCCTTTTCGCGCTACCGCTTCCTCGGCGACAAGCACCTGTTCTTCTGGCTTTTGACCAACCGCATGGCGCCGCCGGCGGTCTTCGCGCTGCCCTTCTTCCAGCTCTATTCGGCCTTTGGCCTGATCGACACGCATATTGCCGTCGCACTCGCCCACTGCCTGTTCAACGTGCCGCTGGCGGTCTGGATCCTCGAAGGTTTCATGTCCGGTGTGCCGAAGGAGATCGATGAGACGGCCTATATCGACGGCTATTCCTTCCCGCGGTTCTTCATCAAGATCTTCATTCCGCTGATTGCGAGCGGGGTGGGTGTTGCGGCCTTCTTCTGCTTCATGTTCTCGTGGGTCGAGCTCCTGCTCGCCCGCACGCTGACGACGACGGCCGCAAAGCCGATCTCGGCCATCATGACGCGCACGGTCTCGGCGGCCGGCATGGACTGGGGCGTGCTGGCGGCAGCCGGCGTGCTGACCATCATTCCGGGCGCCCTCGTCATCTATTTCGTTCGCAACTACATCGCCAAGGGCTTTGCCCTGGGCCGCGTCTGA
- a CDS encoding DUF2160 domain-containing protein, producing MSFSWMAWTLPTALFFLTILLLLIGMSVWEYFAPGGSPRVGLLRFETTRGDRLFISLLGAAFIHLAWLGLIGPNLWWALGISVVYAIGVFRYV from the coding sequence ATGAGCTTTTCCTGGATGGCCTGGACGCTGCCGACGGCGCTCTTCTTCCTGACGATCCTTCTGCTGCTGATCGGCATGAGCGTCTGGGAATATTTTGCGCCGGGGGGATCGCCGCGTGTTGGCTTGCTTCGTTTCGAGACGACGCGCGGCGACCGGCTGTTCATTTCGCTGCTCGGCGCGGCATTCATTCATCTTGCATGGCTGGGTCTCATCGGACCCAACCTGTGGTGGGCTCTTGGCATCTCCGTGGTCTACGCCATCGGCGTGTTCCGTTACGTGTGA